The DNA sequence TGTTGCTTCTATGGCAATAGTGTCAAGGTATTGACGGAATTTAATTAGGTCAGATTGATATCCTTTTTTAAAATCAAGGATTTGATGGATGTCTACCTCATCTTTTGGAATGGGCAGAATATTTTCATAAATAATTTTTGCTCGGGTCTGTTTATCTGATTCATCAATTTTCGCATAAGCATGATTCAGACTGGTTTCATTATCAGTAAGAGGTATGGTGATTTTCGAATCATTAGTTGCTAAATATTCCGCAAGCAATGACATGTAGATATCTGCGGTATTCTCTTCAATGAAAATCACTGGTTTCCCACTCTCAGATACCGAAATATTTCCCCCTAATTTTTTTTGCAAAAGGTTTCTCTTTTCTAATTCGGGGAATATCTTTCCATGCATCTCCTTTGATTCATATACTGGGACATATGAGCCATTTGCTGAGAGATCAAAGAGCTCGTTGTAGCAATCCAACCTATCAAAGAATTCCGAATAAAATTTATCTTGGAGAACAGAGCCACCTCTTGATCGCAATTTTTCTGGATGAAATGGACGGAATGCTTTCTCTTCATGTAATATATTAATGTCCTCATTTTCAAGTTCAAAATAGATATGTTCCTCCCAGACGTTTTCAGGAATAATTGAACCAATCTCATCCCAAAATAGTATTGATTGTCTGATCCAACTTTTATTTGTAATAATTGAATTTGGATAATAAAGTGCAGTCCGCCTCCCTGTCATGTTGCCATCACCGAATAATCCTCATCTTACGCTACTTTCACTCTGATTTCTCCAGAGATAAGCTTTGGGAGGATTTGATCGCGAATTTCGGCGAGGGTGCGGGAATGGATAGCATTGTTAATTTGCATTTCGATTAATGGCGATAATATTTGGTCAATTTCACTGAAGAGCTCCATTGGTGGAACGATGATTTTTGCGTCTCTAAGATTGTGTCTTTTTATATGGCCCATAGTCGTAGCTTTATCTGCAGCAATGGATCTGAAATCTTCCAAAAAATGATGAGTCCAGAGATAGCAGAACCATTTTGGATATAGTTCTGATGAAACTTTGAACAAATGTTGATTGAGTATACCTTCACCATAGGACCAAATGCATATTTGAAGACTCCCAGACCATGAAAATAGAATGTCACCATTTTTGATCAAATATTTTAATGGCACCGATTTTGATGCTTTATCCGTATTTGAGGTAATTCCGTTATTAAGCTCACGAATTTTTATCACCGGCAATGAATCCAGTTCATCTATAGGGGGATACTTTTGACAGGCCAAACCATTCATAAATTCAATATTACAATCCAAAGATTCTACTGTCCACCCCTTTGGCACCTCTCTCCCATCAACTACCTCAAACCCATCCGGAAACAGCGCCGCCGTCTCCTCGTCCATGCCCTCCGGCTGCCGTCCTTCAGCCTTCGCCCGCACCGGATCGAAGTCCACGAACCATGATGTGAAGATGGCCTGCGCTATTGCTTCGAGGGTCTCGTTCATCCGACAGTTTAGCTCTATCTTGTCATCGAGGGCTTTTAGAATATGAACAATAGATTTTTGCTGAGGGAGTGGCGGGAGACAAACATGGAAGGCTTTTGCTTCAGGATAGTAGATCGTTTGATGGGTTGTGCCACTTGCAAAGCGCAAGAGTGCATCATTTTCTGCTAACAAGACATATTTTAAAAAGTGTGGATTAATTTTCTTGCCACAAACCCAATTCACAAAATCTTGGCTTGTAGCCATCGATCGCCCCATGACGACAACATAACCGACAGAAGCCGTTCTTGATAAACAAACCGTATCTGGGGGGAGAAGACGTGCGGAGGAATTGGCTAAACCAAGATCACTAACGTGTTGATATGTATCGAATATTACTTTTCCATGATGTTCAATTGCATCCTTGAGACCTATCCAAGGAATGTCACCATCCCAGTATTCAGGATGCTTCCGGCTAGGAGTATGCCCACTTTCTAGTTGAGCAATATCACTTAATGCCGTCCATTCCCAACCTTGTGGGGTTGGAAGATCGGGCAATCCAACAGATAAAGCATACTTTCCTGCTATTACACCCTTTGTCGCAATTCTGCCCCCAGTTCGGCCAGTTCCAAGAATATTAGAATTATTTGTCGTAATTTAAATCCCCCAAATTTGATTCAATAATTGTTTCCAACTCATGACTCTTGAGAATTTGATTGCGTAACTCCGCCGTCAAGCGTTCCATCTTCTCCGCAAACGGCTCGGCATCATCATCCTCGACGATCTCCGCTCCGACATACCGACCCGGCGTGAGTACGTACCCGTGCTTTGCCACTTCTTCGAGCGTCTCGCTCTTGCAGAAGCCGGGTACGTCCTCATACTCGCCGGCGCCATCATCGCCCCGCCAGGCATGGTAGGTCCCGGCGATGCGGTCGATGTCCTCATCGGTCAGTTCCCGGTGGGTGCGGTCCACCATTACGCCCATCGTCCGGGCATCGATGAAGAGAATTTCGCGTCGTCTGTTGCGGAACCGGTTGTTCTTCTTGTCGCGGGAGAGGAACCAGAGGCAGGCGGGGATCTGGGTCGAGTAGAAGAGCTGGCCCGGCAGTGCCACCATGCAGTCCACCAGATCATCCTCGACGATGTTCCTGCGGATGTCGCCTTCGCCGGAAGTGTTTGAGGACATGCTGCCGTTTGCGAGGACCACCCCTGCCTGCCCGGTGGGGGCGAGATGGTGGATGAAGTGCTGCATCCAGGCGAAGTTGGCGTTGTTCTTGGGGGGAATGCCGTATTTCCACCGGACGTCCTGCCGGAGCTTCTCGCTCCCCCAGTCCTTCATGTTGAAGGGGGGATTGACGAGGATATAGTCCGCTTTCAGATCCTTGTGGAGATCATTTGCGAAACTGTCTGCTGCATGGTCGCCGAGGTTGCCTTCGATGCCCCGGATGGCGAGGTTCATCTTCGCAAGCCGCCAGGTCGTCGAATTGGACTCCTGCCCGTAGACGCTGATATCGTTTTTGCGTCCGCCATGGGCCTCCACGAACTCCTCGCTCTGGACAAACATACCGCCGGACCCACAGGCGGGATCATAGACCCGGCCGTGGTAAGGGGCAAGCATCGCAACAAGAATCCTGACAACACATCGCGGGGTGTAGAACTGACCGCCCTTCTTGCCTTCCGCACTGGCAAACTGGGAGAGGAAATATTCGTATACACGGCCGAGGACATCCTTGGAACGGCTTTCCTTATCCCCGACGGTGATGCCCCCGACGAGGTCCACCAGCTCGCCGAGCCGCTGTTTATCGAGGCTCGCCCGCCCGAAGTCCTTTGGGAGCACACCTTTCAGGATAGGGTTGCACTTTTCGATCTCGACCATCGCATCGTCGATGAGGACACCGATCTTGGGGGACTTTGCATGTGCCTGAAGGTAGGACCATCGTGAGACCCTGGGAACCCAGAAGACATTTTCGGCAAGGTATTCATCGGGGTCTTCGAGGACTGCATACTGCTGGTCGGGTTCTGCGACGTACCACTCGCTCTTCGGGTTGGATACTTCCCGCTTGATGTGTGTATAGCGTTCCTCGAACGAATCGGAGATGTATTTTAGGAAGATCAGGCCAAGGACGACGTGCTTGTACTCCGCTGCATCCATGTTGGACCGGAGTTTGTCCGCAGCTTCCCAGAGTTTCGCCTCGAATCCGATTATTGCGCCGCTATTCGATTTTTTATCACCGTTCGATTTTTTTCGTGCCATGCGGTCCCCTGCGTGCTGAATAATAGTATGATGGGAAAGACCGTGAAAGGTTTTGTGGATTTGATCTGGCGCTGGTTACTGAGCAGTTGCTGCTGGAATTGATTTTTTGTAAATCCCTGGAGATTGGTATCAGAAATGTAAATCTATTAAATTGCCAATATTTGTATTAAAAATAATTAAATACAATAAATGGAAATGGTAAATTTGGTGGTAAATTGTCTGACCCAAATATTGCAATATATCTCGATTTTGAAAATCTATCAATATCTGCTGAAAATTCCTATCCTGATCTAGAAAAACCTCTCAAAATTGAGCCTTTATTAGATTACGCGGCAGGAAGAGGAAATATAACAGTAAAAAGGGCCTATGCCGACTGGTCACAGCAAATTGTTCGTAAATACGAACGGATGCTTGTAACTCATGGATTTGAAATGCGGCATCTCCCTCAAACTAGTATGATTGGAAAAAATGGCTCGGATCTCCAAATGACAATAGATGTTCTAAGTGACTTACAAAATTTGCCTGTTGATACATTCATTTTGGGATCTGGTGATACTGATTTCATCCCTTTAGTACGGAGTATTATTGAAAAAGGAAAAAAGGTGCATATTGTTGGGTTTGAAAGTTCGGTTGGTAATGCTATCAAAAGGAATTGTACGAAGTATAAATCTATGGAGGATTTGCTTGGATTAAATGAGGAAGAAAATATTGATTTGGATGATATTGAAAACTCAGAAGATTTGAGCAAATTCATTGGTCGGAATTTATTGGTCCGATTCAGTAAAACCCATCCTGGAGGAGAACCAATTTTATTATCTCAATTAAAGGAACGTTTGAGAAGGATGGACCCGTCCTTTACAGAAAAAAATCTCGGATTTTCGTCTTTTAAATCATTCATTGATTCCTACGTTGGTGATGTCATCGAAAAACTATATGATGATGATAAAACAGGACATCCTCTCGCGGTTTTTAAGGATATCTCAAAAATTGAAGAGAATGAGAAGATATCGGAGGATGATGTGAATGAATTAGAAATAAAAGATTATATCATCCGACATTTGCGTTATCCACAGAATAATGAGATCCGACTTGATTTTTCGCAAAAAATTATTGATATTTATAAGAAGGAAAATTCTGCCTCTATGAAAGAGATAATTGATTATATTGCAGACAATATCGAATTTGATTATCCAAAAATTGGAATTAAAAAATTTGTATATGCATTAGGACAGGGAAGGGCAATTCATTATGAAAATCAAGATGGCGATTTTTCACTATTCAATCGGCCTCAAAAACTAAACGAAGACGTCCCCGATAAATTTGAAATTGAAAGAATCTATCAAAAAAGAATATTTGAATTAGTATCCAAGAGGTTTCCAGAGACAGACGCCTCAGTAATCAATGAATTTTTAAAATAATTTTATAACTTTATAATATTACCAATCACAATTTGGATTTATTTACTCATTTATGTAGTCCCCGTCTGCCTGATAATAAAAAACGAATATGCGAGGGGAGGGAGTCGAACCCGCGAACACCTGCGTGAGTGGATCTTGAGTCCACCGCCGTTGACCACTTGGCTACCCTCGCTCGTCTTTAGTATAGGGTGTTTAGGTATTTTAATTCCTTGAGTCACTCCCTGCGGGACACGGGGACGACGCAAAAATAAAAAAAAATGAGAAGTTCCCTGATCTGACAGTCTTCACTCCGGTTTTCTCATGATGCAGTAGGTATTTCCGAACTCGTCGTGGTATTTGTCAAAGATTTCGGTCTGCCTCTTCAGCCCATTGATGACCATCAGGGCGCCCTCATCATCTGCATATTCCTCTTCGAGTGCCCCGAACCTCTTCCTCAGTTCCCCGTAGAAACTCTCTTCCCATACGCGTGACGGGAGCCGGAAGGATCCGACCAGCTCCAGCCCGGCATCCCGGATGACCTCAAATACTTCATCTTCGGTCATCATGCCGGGGTGGAATTCGGCGAAGAATTCGCGGGCCTCATCCGAGGGAGTCCGGGTAAACCAGAGTATATCCGAGATCATTATGTGTCCGCCCTGCTTCAGGAGCGTCTTCCAGTACCTGACGGCGTTTTCGATGCCGATGATGGATGCACATCCTTCAGCCCATATAATGTCGAACGAGTCCTCTTCAAAGGGAAGATCGTCCATGGATGCACGGACCGTTGTGACTCTCCCGGAACACCCTTCGGCTCCTATTTTTTCCTCCACCACATCGAGATACGGCTGGTGAATATCTGTTGCGAGTATCCTGCAGGACGGGCACAGGCGGGCAAGGGCCATCGTCTGGACGCCCTTCCCGCACCCGACATCAAGGATCTCACCACCTCCTTTCGGCAGTTCTGCGATGAATGAAAATGCCTTTGCCGTGTGCTCATCATCCCCCGCCCCCAGCCTGGGAAGCGATTCAAAAATCGTAAAAACTGGATTGTTTTCCATATATCATTTCAATTTCAGGATTGGATGTAGTTTGTGGTCGTCCCCGGTTGCGCGGTGTACCGGTCTGGTTTGAGGTATTCTGATCGGAGTTGAGGACCCGCGAAAAATGAGGGAACTATCGCCTCCCATCCCCGCCTCCCCCTGTCATCCGATCCTCACGCTGGCCCCAAATGCCGCTCCCTTGTTACCCACCCGATGACGAGCGCCACGACCACGAGCCCCGCCCCGATGAGGAGGATCGTCGTCCCGATCTGGAAGAGGAAGAAAAGGCACGTCACGATGCCGAGGACGGCGGGGACGGGGACTTTGCCCACATTGATGGGGACGCGGTAGAGCCTTCTCGCGTCGGGCCGCGTGAACCGGAGCACGATCACCGCTGCGTTGATGACGGTAAACGTGATGAAGAGGGTGAAGTTGGCGATGAGGGCGACGTCTCTGATGTTCCCCGGGAGGAGGAAGAGCATTGCGGCGGCGCAGGAGAGGATGATTGCGGCCCACGGGGTCCGGCGGCCGGGGTGGACCCAGCCGATGCGGGCGGGGATGCGGCCCTTCGCGGCCATGCCGTAGAGGATGCGGGAGGAGGCAAGGAGCATGAGGAGTGCCGTGTTCGCGGTCGCAAAGAGCGCGATTACCGTGAAGAGGGCGTACCCGCCGGGGAAGACGCCTGCCGCGACCTCCGCGAAGGGGTTGGGGGAGCCGGCGATCGCCTCCCAGCCGCCGATGGAGACGATGCAGACGGAGACGAGGATGTAGAGGGTGATCG is a window from the Methanovulcanius yangii genome containing:
- a CDS encoding DUF6236 family protein; translation: MTGRRTALYYPNSIITNKSWIRQSILFWDEIGSIIPENVWEEHIYFELENEDINILHEEKAFRPFHPEKLRSRGGSVLQDKFYSEFFDRLDCYNELFDLSANGSYVPVYESKEMHGKIFPELEKRNLLQKKLGGNISVSESGKPVIFIEENTADIYMSLLAEYLATNDSKITIPLTDNETSLNHAYAKIDESDKQTRAKIIYENILPIPKDEVDIHQILDFKKGYQSDLIKFRQYLDTIAIEATSFSTPKEVIDFSIRQEEKIAEEVNYLEESMKELKIETIYGSAQAILDVKQTEWLGIIAGSGAFATGSEEYALLAGIGLLISATVKVGNYLSKRDIQRNEKLRDSPYSYLYQMKQHGITC
- a CDS encoding NYN domain-containing protein, which encodes MSDPNIAIYLDFENLSISAENSYPDLEKPLKIEPLLDYAAGRGNITVKRAYADWSQQIVRKYERMLVTHGFEMRHLPQTSMIGKNGSDLQMTIDVLSDLQNLPVDTFILGSGDTDFIPLVRSIIEKGKKVHIVGFESSVGNAIKRNCTKYKSMEDLLGLNEEENIDLDDIENSEDLSKFIGRNLLVRFSKTHPGGEPILLSQLKERLRRMDPSFTEKNLGFSSFKSFIDSYVGDVIEKLYDDDKTGHPLAVFKDISKIEENEKISEDDVNELEIKDYIIRHLRYPQNNEIRLDFSQKIIDIYKKENSASMKEIIDYIADNIEFDYPKIGIKKFVYALGQGRAIHYENQDGDFSLFNRPQKLNEDVPDKFEIERIYQKRIFELVSKRFPETDASVINEFLK
- a CDS encoding restriction endonuclease subunit S, producing the protein MPDLPTPQGWEWTALSDIAQLESGHTPSRKHPEYWDGDIPWIGLKDAIEHHGKVIFDTYQHVSDLGLANSSARLLPPDTVCLSRTASVGYVVVMGRSMATSQDFVNWVCGKKINPHFLKYVLLAENDALLRFASGTTHQTIYYPEAKAFHVCLPPLPQQKSIVHILKALDDKIELNCRMNETLEAIAQAIFTSWFVDFDPVRAKAEGRQPEGMDEETAALFPDGFEVVDGREVPKGWTVESLDCNIEFMNGLACQKYPPIDELDSLPVIKIRELNNGITSNTDKASKSVPLKYLIKNGDILFSWSGSLQICIWSYGEGILNQHLFKVSSELYPKWFCYLWTHHFLEDFRSIAADKATTMGHIKRHNLRDAKIIVPPMELFSEIDQILSPLIEMQINNAIHSRTLAEIRDQILPKLISGEIRVKVA
- a CDS encoding class I SAM-dependent DNA methyltransferase, giving the protein MARKKSNGDKKSNSGAIIGFEAKLWEAADKLRSNMDAAEYKHVVLGLIFLKYISDSFEERYTHIKREVSNPKSEWYVAEPDQQYAVLEDPDEYLAENVFWVPRVSRWSYLQAHAKSPKIGVLIDDAMVEIEKCNPILKGVLPKDFGRASLDKQRLGELVDLVGGITVGDKESRSKDVLGRVYEYFLSQFASAEGKKGGQFYTPRCVVRILVAMLAPYHGRVYDPACGSGGMFVQSEEFVEAHGGRKNDISVYGQESNSTTWRLAKMNLAIRGIEGNLGDHAADSFANDLHKDLKADYILVNPPFNMKDWGSEKLRQDVRWKYGIPPKNNANFAWMQHFIHHLAPTGQAGVVLANGSMSSNTSGEGDIRRNIVEDDLVDCMVALPGQLFYSTQIPACLWFLSRDKKNNRFRNRRREILFIDARTMGVMVDRTHRELTDEDIDRIAGTYHAWRGDDGAGEYEDVPGFCKSETLEEVAKHGYVLTPGRYVGAEIVEDDDAEPFAEKMERLTAELRNQILKSHELETIIESNLGDLNYDK
- a CDS encoding class I SAM-dependent methyltransferase — encoded protein: MENNPVFTIFESLPRLGAGDDEHTAKAFSFIAELPKGGGEILDVGCGKGVQTMALARLCPSCRILATDIHQPYLDVVEEKIGAEGCSGRVTTVRASMDDLPFEEDSFDIIWAEGCASIIGIENAVRYWKTLLKQGGHIMISDILWFTRTPSDEAREFFAEFHPGMMTEDEVFEVIRDAGLELVGSFRLPSRVWEESFYGELRKRFGALEEEYADDEGALMVINGLKRQTEIFDKYHDEFGNTYCIMRKPE